The following proteins are encoded in a genomic region of Neovison vison isolate M4711 chromosome 12, ASM_NN_V1, whole genome shotgun sequence:
- the LOC122891724 gene encoding olfactory receptor 8S1-like yields the protein MAWRNHSTITEFILTGLSNNPHIEALLFVFFLGIYLLTVTGNLMMLLVIRTDARLHTPMYFFLSNLSFLDLCFSSVTEPKLLKDLLSEKKTISVEACLTQVFFVFFGAGTEAFLLSVMAYDRYAAICHPLLYGQVMSSQFCVRLVVASWGLASLDAFIIVLLGINLDFCEDQTIHHYICELPALFPLSCSDISITTNILLSSILLHGLGTFLPIFFSYARIISTILSISSTSGRTKAFSTCSSHLIAVTLFFGSGFLCYLMPPLGSSLDLLISLQYSVVTPLLNPLIYSLKNKEVKAAVRRTLGKYL from the coding sequence ATGGCCTGGAGGAACCACAGCACCATCACTGAGTTTATTCTCACCGGGCTGTCCAACAACCCCCACATCGAGGCTCTGCTCTTTGTGTTCTTCCTGGGGATTTACCTCCTGACCGTGACGGGGAACCTGATGATGCTGCTGGTGATCAGGACTGATGCCCGcctccacacccccatgtacttcttcctgagCAACCTGTCCTTCCTAGACCTCTGTTTCTCTTCAGTCACTGAGCCCAAGCTACTGAAGGACCTTCTGTCTGAGAAGAAAACTATTTCAGTAGAGGCTTGCCTGACTCAGgtgttctttgtgttttttggtgCAGGGACTGAAGCCTTTCTGCTCTCAGTGATGGCCTATGACCGTTATGCTGCCATCTGCCACCCACTGCTCTATGGCCAGGTGATGAGCAGCCAGTTCTGTGTGAGGCTggtggtggcctcatggggcctgGCCTCTCTCGATGCATTTATCATTGTGCTTTTGGGTATTAACCTGGACTTCTGTGAGGACCAAACTATACACCACTACATTTGTGAGCTGCCTGCCCTTTTCCCTCTGTCGTGTTCTGATATCTCCATCACTACCAATATCCTGCTCTCTTCCATTTTATTGCATGGGCTTGGAACATTCCTCCCAATCTTCTTCTCCTACGCTCGTATTATCTCCACTATTCTGAGCATCAGCTCCACCTCAGGCAGAACCAAggccttctccacctgctcctcccacctcatTGCAGTGACCCTGTTCTTTGGTTCAGGTTTTCTTTGTTATCTCATGCCTCCCTTGGGTTCCTCTTTGGATCTGCTCATCTCCTTGCAGTACAGTGTAGTCACGCCCTTGCTGAATCCCCTCATCTACAGCCTAAAGAACAAAGAGGTGAAGGCGGCTGTGAGAAGGACACTGGGGAAATATCTCTAA